The region CGCCCCCCGGTTATGAAGCAGGCTGGTCGGATGTGCCGGTCCGAGCTGTGGCTCGAGCACCATGGGAATGTAGAAATCCGGTGGCGCATCTGTCATGCGGTCGCCATAGAAGGCTGGAGGTGTAATGCCGAGGACCGTGACGGGATAGGTGTTCAGCACAAACGTGCTTCCCACGATGGAAGGATCTTCGGCGTAGTCGCGCTGCCAGGTCTGGTAGCTCATGACCACGCCCATCGGGGCTCCGGGCTTGTCGTCCGAAGGCACAATCAGTCGCCCCGCATAGGGCTTCAGTCCAAAGACCTGAAAATAATTTCCGGTGACCATCTCTCCGCGAGCGGCCTTTGGCAGGTCGCCCGGACGGCTGCTTCGTGCGGTGATGCCTCCCAGGCCATAGCCTGCCTGCATGGCGGCCAGATTCTCGAACTCCGACGTATTGTCGCGCAGATGCTCGTAAAGCTCGGAGGCAAAGATCGAATAGTCATTATCAGTTGGAACGCCGCCATTGACGCAGCAATCGCCACGATCGCCGACACGCACCAGCATCGAGGGATCGGCAACAGGAAGGTTCTTCATCAGAACGGCATGCACCAGCGTAAAGATCGCCGCATTTGCTCCGATGCCCAGGGCCAGCGTGATGACCGCTGTGATGGTGAATCCCGGCGCCTTCCGTAACTGGCGCAAAGCAAATCTCACGTCCTGAATCAATCGATTCATGGCCTTCTCCCTTCCTATGGGCGCCTGCCCGCTCTGGTCAGATCGCTATACGAACTTCCGGAGCGAAGGTGCGAAGTCTGTCAGGCTGCACGACACGCAACAGGGCATGCACAGTGGTCGCCGGTACGCTCAGCTCCATGGAGTAATCGCGCAACCCGACAATCACCGTTACCCCCGGAACATTTACCGGGCAATCGGACTGCGCATACATCCTGCGAATAGGGTCAAGCTGTGCCTCCGTCCTATGGGCAATCAGCTGTAAGCTATCTCCGTCGGCGCGGCAAAAGATCGCTCCCCGAACTCCGATGCACAACACAATCAGCAGCAGGACACATGCGGTAAACGCCGGCATCTCACGACGAATCTCTCTCGCTTCCTGAATCACTTCACGGATCATGACTATGCCTCCGCCATTAGCTGGCTCAGCTCTCCCTCTGCAACAACCTTGCCGTCGAACAGGTGAATCTGCCTCTCCGCATGCGCCGCAAACCGCGGATCATGTGTCACCATGCAGATCGTCGCGCCCTCGTCGTGCAGCTCTTTCAGCAGCTTCATCACAGCCTCGCCGTTCTTCGAATCCAGGTTTCCGGTAGGCTCATCGGCCAGCAGAATCGATGGCGAACCCGCCAGCGCTCTAGCAACCGCAACGCGCTGCTGCTGACCGCCGGAGAGCTGTGCCGGATAATGCCGCATGCGATGCGCCATGTTCACGCGCTCCAGCGACTCCTGCACTCTCTTCTTGCGCTCTGCTGCCGGCATACCGGTGCGATATGTCAGCGGCAGCTCGACATTTTCAGCAACGCTCAAATCGCCAATCAGGTTGAAGCTCTGGAAGATGAATCCGATCTCCTGGTTGCGAATGCGTGAGCGATCGGCAAAGTCGAGATTCGCGACCTCTTTGCCATTCAGCTGATACCGTCCCGCAGTCGGCGTATCCAGCAGGCCGATGATCGACAGCAGTGTCGACTTGCCGCAGCCCGACGGCCCTGACATCGCGACATACTCGCCACGCCCAATCTGCAGGTGCACGCCCGAAAGCGCATGCGTCTCAATCTCGTCGGTATAAAAGACCTTCGTCAGCTGCTCGATCTCGATAATCTGTTCCGCCATTCGCTCTCTCCTTTTGGTTGCGTCTGCCCTTACTCCAGGCGAATCCTGTCTGTGTTGTCCCATCGGCTCATGTCCGACAGAATGACCGTGTCTCCTGCCTGCAACCCTTCCAGCACCTGAATTGCATTGACTGAAGCCTTCCCGACCTTCACGGGGACCCTTACTGCCGTCTTGCCATCCGGGCTCAGCTTGAACAGGCTGATGGTGCTGTTTTCATTTCCAAATGCGGGCCGGCCTACGTACAGCACGTTCGCCATGCGATCCAGGTCGATCGTCCCGTCCACACTCAGGTCGGGCCGCGCTCCCTGCGGCAAAGTACCTGCCAGTTCTACGTCAACCGTCACGGTTCCGTTCACAACCGCGGGATCAATTCGCATCACCTTGCCCTCGATGACGCCGTTATGCGTGTCGATCTCCGATGGCTGGCCGATCTGGATATCCCTTGCCTGCGTCTCCGCAATCTTCAGGCTCGCCTTCAACTGGTCTGGCTGGACCACCTTCGCGAGAGTGGTTCCCGGTGCCACATGCTCACCCACCTGATGCGGAAGATCGACCAGAACACCGCTGATACCGGCCTTCACGCTCAAAGCATCCTGCTGCCTCTGCTTCAACGCCAGCAGAGCCTCCGCCTGCTCCACCTTGGTCTGCTGCACTGCAACTTGCGTCGCAATCGCCCTCTCATTGACCGTCAGGCGTTGTTTCTCAATGGAGTCGCGGGTCGTCAACTCGTCCGCCTTGCCCTTCGAGGCGTTGTAGGTCAGTCCGCTGATCACGCCAAGCTCGTAGAGCGACTTATCCGTCTGCGCCTGCAGCTTCGCCTGGTTATAGTCCGCCTGGACGGTGGCGGCCCCGGCCTTCTGGGTCATCAGGTCACTGTCCAGCTTCGCCTTCACATTCATCAGATCGGTCTGCGCCGCCTTCAGCTGAAGCTGCGCATCCAGCAACTCCTGCTGCAGCGTGGGATCCACCAGGTCCATGAGCACGGTGTTCGGCTCGACTTTAGCGCCTGGCAACACGCGGATGCGAACGACCGTCGCCTCGGTTTCAGCGGGAATCAGACGAATACGATCTTCACGGGGAACAAGAGAACCAGGTCCGCGAACCTGTCGCAGCAGGGGCCCTTGCTTGACCGTATCGGTCCACACCGTTGCGCGATCTACCGTGGGAGCTGCTGGCTTGAGCCGCGAGACGGCGAAGGCCGCCACTCCCAGCACAACTAAGCCGATTCCGCCAACGATCCACTGGCGTCGAATCTTCTTCCGCTTGATATCAGGTCTCTGGATGTCCATGACATACAGAACAATCGCAAGCGAAGTGCCAATCGGATTCTTTATTTTTCAGGTACTTACGAGGGCTAAACAAATCGAGGGTGTCCACCAGCCGAACAAAGTGTTCGTTTGCGGACACCGCTGGACAGATTTTGTCCCTGAAATCATCCTCAGGATGATCTTCTGGATCGCGGTTTCTTCTGTGGTGGGGCTTCCACTGGAGTCAGGTTGCTCTCCTCAGTGACAGCTCCCATGGCTTCGGAGATCTGCTGGCTTGCCTTCTGCAGGACTTCCACAACCTCGGGAACACCCACAGTATCTTCGATGCGTTTCACATAGGGGACCGTCAGGCCTGCGATGGCATTGCCCTGTGAGTTCAGAACCGGAAAGCTGATGTTCATCACCCCGGTAACCTCGTAGCTCGCCCGGCGCTCATAGCCCCGGCCGCGAATCTTCTCCAGATGCTCATCCAGGTCGGCAGGTTTTTTCTTTCCCGTCTCCCGCATCCATTCCTGGATCGCCCGCTCACATGAATCCTGGGACTGGTGAGCCAGGATGACGTGCCCTGTTGCAGCATGCATCAGGTCTACCTTGGACCCGACTTTGACATAGAAACCCGTGGACTCTGGTGAATCGACCTGGGCCAGGATGACGACATGGGCCCCGTCGAGAACTCCGAGATGGCACGACTGACGAAGCTCGTGCGCCAACTGGTGCATGACAGGGGTTGCCTCCATCACCATTCGTTTTGTCGGCGGATGCTCCTGCCCCAGCCGGAAGAGGCGAAGGGTCAGGTGATATCGGTCCTTGCTGGCCGACTGGGCAATGTACCCGCGATACTCCAGGCACAGCAGCATCCTGAAGATCTCTGACATGGTGCGGTTCAGACGGCGCGCTACTTCGCTCACCGTCATGCCCTCGGGATTCGCTGCGAACAGCTCGAGGATGTCCAGTCCCTTCTCCAGGGCTGGCGTCGGATAGTAGCGTTTTCCCTCTGGTTTTCCAGTTACGGTACGAGGTGCAGCGGATCGCATCTCACACAAGGTAACAAAAGCACTTCTGCCTGTCGAAGACTTCTCGCAATAAGAATTTCCGGTCGAGCCGTGCCGAGCCTACAGGAGCCGCGTCCCAATGCCTAATGGGCCGCGGACTCAGCAGCCGCATAGTGCTTTGTCGCCCCCGTCCGGGAGTTGAATACATCGAAGCTCCCGTCTCCGGGGCTCACCAGTTCGAGAAAGTGGCCTTCGTCCGGGCCTTCCAGGTTGGCGATGTACTGTTCCTCGGCATTGTGCGCCGTCCCTCCCTCCTCGGAAAAGTGAAGCTGCCACATCGTTTCAATTCCCGGTGCTTCGGCGACCGTATCCAGCACCGAGGCTGAGCCGCCTTTCCTGGCTCCGTTTTCCATTACCGCAACCCGGGCTCCCAGGGCGTCTATCATCGCCGGGCTCGAGCTGTGGTCCCATCCGTGATGCGAGACGACATAAGCGTCCACTCGTCCCAGTTTATTGACTGGGCACACCAGCTCCATCTCTTTATCCCAGGTCAAATCCCCCAGGTCCAGCAGCTTGAACTTGCCGAAAGTGATCTCAATGCCTACCGACCGCGCGTTTTCCGTTGTATCGGCAGGCTTGGTCTCTGCCCCTTTGCAGAACGGGTTTGCCGCCCCACCCTTCTCCAAAGGCCGTCGGATCAGGTTGCCGTCCGAGCTGACCACGACTGCCTTCATCCCCACGATGGGAAGAATATCTCCAGGCTTCACCTGCAGCCTTCTCAGCTTTTTAGATTCGATGGCCTTCTCGTACGCGGCATATCGTTGTTGGCCTGCAGGATCCAGCTCCCGGTTGGGTCCATGGTCAATCACTGCCCCAACGGGAACCTTCTCAAGAAGTGCAGGAAATCCGCCGACGTGATCCTCGTGGTAATGGGTGATCAGGACGTAGTCCAGTTTCGTGACCGCTGCGTCCTTCATGACGCTGGCGATCCTTTCCTGGTCCCGGCCATCGTTGCCTCCCCAGCCGGTGTCGACCAGCAGTGACTGTCCCGCAGGCGTGACAAAGAGCGTCGCCTGGCCACCCTCGACATCCGTAAAGTAAACTTTCAGCTTTCCGCCAACGCCCTTATGATTCTGGCCCCAGCAGAAGGCTCCAAACCACAGCAGTAGTACAAATAAACGTCCGTGCTGCCATCTCATCCTGCACAGTCCTTTC is a window of Edaphobacter sp. 12200R-103 DNA encoding:
- a CDS encoding ABC transporter ATP-binding protein, which gives rise to MAEQIIEIEQLTKVFYTDEIETHALSGVHLQIGRGEYVAMSGPSGCGKSTLLSIIGLLDTPTAGRYQLNGKEVANLDFADRSRIRNQEIGFIFQSFNLIGDLSVAENVELPLTYRTGMPAAERKKRVQESLERVNMAHRMRHYPAQLSGGQQQRVAVARALAGSPSILLADEPTGNLDSKNGEAVMKLLKELHDEGATICMVTHDPRFAAHAERQIHLFDGKVVAEGELSQLMAEA
- a CDS encoding ComEC/Rec2 family competence protein, with the translated sequence MRWQHGRLFVLLLWFGAFCWGQNHKGVGGKLKVYFTDVEGGQATLFVTPAGQSLLVDTGWGGNDGRDQERIASVMKDAAVTKLDYVLITHYHEDHVGGFPALLEKVPVGAVIDHGPNRELDPAGQQRYAAYEKAIESKKLRRLQVKPGDILPIVGMKAVVVSSDGNLIRRPLEKGGAANPFCKGAETKPADTTENARSVGIEITFGKFKLLDLGDLTWDKEMELVCPVNKLGRVDAYVVSHHGWDHSSSPAMIDALGARVAVMENGARKGGSASVLDTVAEAPGIETMWQLHFSEEGGTAHNAEEQYIANLEGPDEGHFLELVSPGDGSFDVFNSRTGATKHYAAAESAAH
- a CDS encoding IclR family transcriptional regulator; translation: MRSAAPRTVTGKPEGKRYYPTPALEKGLDILELFAANPEGMTVSEVARRLNRTMSEIFRMLLCLEYRGYIAQSASKDRYHLTLRLFRLGQEHPPTKRMVMEATPVMHQLAHELRQSCHLGVLDGAHVVILAQVDSPESTGFYVKVGSKVDLMHAATGHVILAHQSQDSCERAIQEWMRETGKKKPADLDEHLEKIRGRGYERRASYEVTGVMNISFPVLNSQGNAIAGLTVPYVKRIEDTVGVPEVVEVLQKASQQISEAMGAVTEESNLTPVEAPPQKKPRSRRSS
- a CDS encoding efflux RND transporter periplasmic adaptor subunit, whose amino-acid sequence is MDIQRPDIKRKKIRRQWIVGGIGLVVLGVAAFAVSRLKPAAPTVDRATVWTDTVKQGPLLRQVRGPGSLVPREDRIRLIPAETEATVVRIRVLPGAKVEPNTVLMDLVDPTLQQELLDAQLQLKAAQTDLMNVKAKLDSDLMTQKAGAATVQADYNQAKLQAQTDKSLYELGVISGLTYNASKGKADELTTRDSIEKQRLTVNERAIATQVAVQQTKVEQAEALLALKQRQQDALSVKAGISGVLVDLPHQVGEHVAPGTTLAKVVQPDQLKASLKIAETQARDIQIGQPSEIDTHNGVIEGKVMRIDPAVVNGTVTVDVELAGTLPQGARPDLSVDGTIDLDRMANVLYVGRPAFGNENSTISLFKLSPDGKTAVRVPVKVGKASVNAIQVLEGLQAGDTVILSDMSRWDNTDRIRLE